One window from the genome of Paraneptunicella aestuarii encodes:
- the pseF gene encoding pseudaminic acid cytidylyltransferase encodes MNLAIIPARGGSKRIPGKNIRRFCDKPLIAYSIEAAKESGLFEKIIVSTDSEEVASIAKEFGADVPFMRPEHLSNDIVGTRPVTNHAIEYCIENMFEPEYCCCIYATAPFLQPEYLRQGLEALQQSPDKQFAFSVTSFPFPVQRAIKLQDGGVEAMYPNDIWKRSQDLEEAYHDAGQFYWGSTKAYLSDEPIFSKASIPVVLPRHLVQDIDTHEDWVRAELMYKAYVGDKADKHKAGV; translated from the coding sequence TTGAATTTAGCCATTATTCCCGCCAGAGGGGGAAGTAAGCGTATCCCCGGAAAAAACATTCGACGGTTTTGTGATAAACCCTTGATTGCCTATTCTATTGAAGCTGCCAAGGAAAGTGGCTTGTTTGAGAAAATCATCGTATCTACCGATAGTGAAGAAGTGGCCAGCATTGCCAAAGAATTTGGTGCTGACGTACCTTTTATGCGCCCTGAGCATTTATCTAATGATATTGTTGGTACTCGTCCGGTGACTAACCATGCCATTGAATATTGTATCGAGAACATGTTCGAACCTGAATATTGTTGCTGCATTTATGCCACCGCTCCTTTTTTGCAACCTGAGTATTTACGTCAAGGGCTAGAGGCATTGCAACAAAGCCCCGACAAACAGTTTGCCTTTTCTGTGACATCGTTTCCTTTTCCGGTGCAACGTGCCATTAAATTACAAGATGGTGGTGTTGAAGCCATGTATCCGAATGATATCTGGAAGCGTTCTCAAGATTTGGAAGAAGCGTATCATGATGCGGGTCAATTCTATTGGGGCTCAACCAAAGCGTATCTTTCTGATGAGCCAATATTCTCAAAAGCCAGTATTCCGGTTGTCTTACCAAGGCACTTGGTTCAAGATATTGATACTCATGAAGATTGGGTTAGAGCCGAACTAATGTATAAAGCCTATGTTGGCGATAAAGCTGACAAACATAAAGCGGGGGTATAA
- a CDS encoding glycosyltransferase family 9 protein, whose product MNDAAPQQRILLIRMLGLGDVTCIGIPAIRHFKKKFPEAEITVLTYAAGKDILELAEPDVRIISMEKGQWPDDFLPAIEAFLGLAEVIIGESFTQIVNLDTWFMPCFLARFLKDVGETVSGNYLSISLQEIIDGFQNQTLKPEYVNDPSEYIESSFMSMPRWHSPWWEFGKLPDYGYPEFFLRSCCGFSDIEMDMEIDVPANERLNKMRGRKKVIALATSARTEERNYPYGDKLEALLKKEGFEVWSGFDGSQPMRKTLSKLKASDLLITVPSAPQWLATTVGCPSLVISGIVDPRTLMPDFATDPSEEAISAEELVESVKSIFSEQQAVNE is encoded by the coding sequence ATGAATGATGCAGCTCCGCAACAACGTATTTTGTTGATCCGTATGTTGGGTTTGGGGGATGTTACCTGTATTGGCATCCCGGCGATCCGTCACTTCAAAAAGAAATTTCCCGAAGCCGAAATTACGGTTTTAACCTATGCCGCAGGAAAAGACATTCTTGAGCTGGCAGAACCTGATGTTCGCATCATCAGCATGGAAAAAGGCCAATGGCCCGATGATTTTTTACCTGCGATTGAAGCCTTTTTAGGTTTGGCTGAAGTGATCATTGGCGAGTCATTTACTCAAATCGTGAATCTGGATACCTGGTTTATGCCGTGCTTTTTGGCTCGTTTCCTGAAAGATGTTGGTGAAACCGTGAGCGGTAATTATCTCAGTATTTCTCTTCAGGAAATCATTGATGGATTTCAGAATCAAACGCTCAAGCCTGAGTATGTGAATGATCCTTCGGAATATATTGAAAGCTCATTTATGTCGATGCCTCGCTGGCACAGCCCTTGGTGGGAGTTCGGAAAACTTCCGGATTACGGCTATCCTGAATTCTTTTTACGTTCTTGCTGCGGCTTTTCCGATATTGAAATGGACATGGAGATCGATGTTCCAGCTAATGAGCGCTTGAATAAAATGCGTGGTCGTAAGAAAGTCATTGCCTTAGCCACCAGTGCTCGTACCGAAGAGCGTAATTATCCTTATGGCGACAAATTGGAAGCCTTACTGAAAAAAGAAGGGTTTGAAGTGTGGAGCGGCTTCGATGGCAGTCAGCCAATGCGCAAAACCTTATCGAAACTGAAAGCTTCTGATTTGCTTATCACGGTCCCGTCAGCGCCGCAGTGGTTGGCGACAACAGTAGGCTGCCCCAGTTTGGTGATCAGCGGTATTGTTGACCCTCGCACGCTGATGCCTGATTTTGCCACTGACCCAAGTGAAGAAGCGATTTCAGCAGAAGAACTGGTAGAGAGCGTGAAGTCTATCTTTTCAGAACAACAAGCAGTAAACGAATAG
- the pseI gene encoding pseudaminic acid synthase: MSMQTQSVNIGGFLVGAREPFIIAELSGNHGQDLSLAMQMIDEAAKAGAHAIKLQTYTADSMTLDVASDEFLIKEKDSLWHGESLHKLYAKAATPYEWHQQLFDHAKSLGMLAFSSPFDEAAVDFLDELGVPCFKIASFELTDIPLIRAAASKGKPLIMSTGMATLSEIEEAVKTAKQAGCDDIVLLKCTSTYPASPENTNLNTIPHLRDAFRCQVGLSDHTAGIGVSVASVALGASVIEKHFVLDRNAGGVDAAFSIEPTELKSLVEESKRAWQAMGQVTYGGSQAEEKSKQYRRSIYVAEDIKKGQRLSKENLRVVRPAFGLAPKHLDVVLGQVAACDLKKGTPLNWQHITES; the protein is encoded by the coding sequence ATGAGTATGCAAACACAGTCGGTGAACATTGGAGGCTTTCTGGTTGGTGCCAGAGAGCCTTTTATTATTGCTGAGTTAAGTGGCAATCATGGGCAAGACTTATCTCTTGCTATGCAAATGATTGATGAAGCGGCGAAAGCCGGAGCTCATGCAATTAAATTGCAGACCTATACTGCCGACAGCATGACGTTGGATGTGGCTTCTGACGAGTTTTTGATTAAAGAAAAAGACAGTCTTTGGCATGGCGAATCTTTACATAAGTTGTACGCCAAAGCCGCCACGCCATATGAATGGCATCAGCAATTGTTTGATCATGCTAAATCTCTGGGCATGTTAGCGTTTAGTTCTCCTTTTGATGAGGCGGCAGTCGACTTTCTGGATGAACTGGGCGTTCCCTGTTTCAAGATCGCTTCTTTTGAATTAACCGATATTCCACTGATCCGTGCCGCAGCCAGTAAAGGCAAACCCTTAATTATGTCTACCGGGATGGCTACGCTGTCGGAAATCGAAGAAGCGGTGAAAACGGCTAAGCAAGCTGGTTGTGACGATATTGTCTTGCTTAAATGCACCAGCACTTATCCTGCGTCGCCCGAGAATACTAATCTGAATACCATTCCTCATTTAAGAGACGCTTTTAGGTGTCAGGTTGGACTATCTGATCACACGGCTGGAATCGGCGTTTCGGTTGCCAGTGTTGCATTAGGCGCAAGCGTTATCGAAAAACACTTTGTGCTGGATCGCAATGCGGGGGGCGTTGATGCCGCTTTTTCCATTGAGCCAACAGAACTTAAATCTCTGGTTGAGGAAAGTAAACGAGCCTGGCAAGCCATGGGGCAGGTGACTTATGGTGGTTCTCAAGCCGAAGAGAAATCGAAACAATATCGTCGATCTATTTATGTCGCCGAAGATATCAAAAAAGGTCAGCGCCTAAGCAAAGAAAATTTACGCGTTGTTCGCCCGGCTTTTGGCTTGGCTCCCAAACATCTTGATGTCGTGCTAGGGCAAGTGGCTGCTTGCGACTTGAAAAAAGGCACGCCGTTAAACTGGCAACACATCACAGAATCATGA
- the pseG gene encoding UDP-2,4-diacetamido-2,4,6-trideoxy-beta-L-altropyranose hydrolase, which translates to MTVLIRVDASRHIGVGHLMRCLALAQALDECHVEVTFIIRAETRPICLSRHDWVGQTLVIPEHITLEEESAWIKAQELEACLLILDGYQFDEHYRLAIKQTLGLPLVLFDDTNSSGMLHADIVINSAPEARNLGYEKTAPDAILCLGEEYRVLRREFTVLPDTSWSQRHTLTLVFGGSDVANLTIRLLQALESTDLECPIRVMTGAAYPFNDELQHVIADSRFAIQHMPNCQQVAEVFCHSRLVVSAAGSSQYELQACETPAILVVVADNQFPATDSAVKQGWCQMFDLRELGNTSQNLQSIANDVTKLWQDNEALQLMHKKARESRINDGTALLDILLKQV; encoded by the coding sequence ATGACTGTATTAATCCGGGTTGATGCTTCGCGCCATATTGGAGTGGGGCATCTTATGCGTTGTTTGGCTTTGGCTCAGGCGCTGGATGAATGCCATGTTGAAGTGACATTCATTATTCGTGCGGAAACTCGCCCCATCTGTTTATCGCGTCACGATTGGGTTGGGCAAACGCTAGTCATACCCGAGCATATTACTCTTGAAGAAGAGAGCGCATGGATTAAAGCGCAAGAACTGGAAGCCTGTTTATTGATTTTGGATGGCTATCAGTTTGATGAACACTATCGTTTAGCCATTAAACAAACGCTGGGGCTGCCCTTGGTTTTATTTGATGACACCAACAGTTCGGGTATGTTACATGCCGACATTGTCATTAATTCAGCACCTGAAGCTCGAAATTTGGGGTATGAAAAAACAGCGCCGGATGCCATTTTATGCCTGGGTGAAGAATATCGGGTGTTACGCCGAGAATTCACTGTGTTGCCCGATACATCCTGGTCTCAACGTCATACGTTAACACTGGTCTTTGGGGGCAGTGATGTGGCTAATCTCACTATTCGGTTATTACAGGCGCTTGAATCTACGGATCTGGAATGCCCGATTAGAGTGATGACTGGCGCAGCTTATCCTTTCAATGATGAACTGCAACATGTCATCGCCGACTCCCGGTTTGCGATTCAGCACATGCCAAATTGCCAGCAAGTGGCTGAGGTCTTTTGCCATTCGCGCCTGGTGGTTTCGGCTGCGGGCTCTAGTCAGTATGAATTACAAGCCTGTGAGACCCCTGCAATATTGGTAGTGGTTGCGGATAACCAATTCCCGGCAACAGATTCAGCGGTTAAGCAAGGTTGGTGTCAAATGTTTGATCTGCGAGAATTGGGAAACACTTCTCAAAATCTACAATCTATCGCCAATGATGTCACCAAATTGTGGCAAGATAATGAGGCATTGCAATTGATGCACAAAAAAGCCAGGGAAAGCCGCATAAATGATGGCACGGCGCTATTGGATATTTTGCTAAAACAGGTGTGA
- a CDS encoding GNAT family N-acetyltransferase translates to MELQGYHVKLMQLRREDLEMVRQWRNDPKIQQFMLSQSQITPEQQQAWFEKINNDPRHLQFVIYYKDAPIGAANLKVISGDALQNAQVIEPGLYIYDDKYRANLLAFAPTLLLNDYCFDTLMAQKLRAVVKKDNIAALNYNQKLGYQVIKDGDLVEIELDKLNYEKVSKPLKRLLSR, encoded by the coding sequence ATGGAACTACAAGGATATCACGTCAAATTGATGCAATTACGTCGGGAAGATCTGGAAATGGTTCGCCAGTGGCGAAACGATCCCAAGATCCAGCAGTTTATGTTATCCCAATCTCAAATTACGCCAGAGCAGCAGCAAGCCTGGTTCGAAAAGATTAATAACGATCCTCGGCACTTACAGTTCGTTATTTACTATAAGGATGCGCCCATCGGTGCCGCTAACCTGAAAGTAATCTCGGGTGATGCCTTGCAAAACGCACAAGTCATAGAGCCAGGCTTATATATTTACGATGACAAGTACCGGGCAAATTTGTTGGCCTTCGCACCGACTTTGTTGTTAAATGATTACTGTTTTGACACTTTAATGGCACAAAAATTAAGAGCAGTTGTAAAAAAGGACAATATTGCTGCGTTGAATTACAACCAAAAATTAGGCTATCAGGTTATCAAGGATGGAGATTTGGTGGAAATTGAATTGGACAAGCTCAACTATGAAAAAGTGAGCAAGCCATTAAAAAGACTTTTATCAAGATAA
- a CDS encoding acyl carrier protein — MTKENQDKLIEAFATALNIDNSAVTEQLAYNTIPEWDSTAHMVLIAELEDVFDIMLDTDDIIDMSSVAKAKEILIKYGVEM, encoded by the coding sequence ATGACTAAAGAAAATCAAGACAAGTTAATTGAAGCATTTGCAACCGCACTCAACATTGATAACAGTGCAGTGACTGAGCAATTGGCATATAATACCATCCCTGAGTGGGATTCTACTGCTCACATGGTACTCATCGCGGAGCTTGAGGATGTGTTCGACATTATGCTGGACACTGACGATATTATTGATATGAGCTCCGTCGCAAAGGCAAAGGAAATATTGATCAAATATGGGGTTGAGATGTGA
- a CDS encoding SDR family NAD(P)-dependent oxidoreductase produces MILKDKTIFVTGTSSGIGLATAKYCLEQGAKVYANVLDESLIPSTSEILTGNVHFLPYDVSEPAQAEKAFSIISEESGQLHGMVNNAGLLEEGAFLETSLDNFDRIMQVNVRSAFHHMQLACKVMLPYKSGCIVNLCSYVGERGAAGFVAYSATKGALGSMTKSVAKEMGGAGIRVNGVAPGFIESNMTEHYQGEIREALMTRVSLQNRAGKAMEVASAIGFLLSDQATYVSGQLLGVDGAACF; encoded by the coding sequence GTGATTCTAAAGGATAAAACGATTTTCGTAACTGGAACTTCCAGTGGTATTGGATTAGCAACTGCTAAGTATTGTTTGGAGCAAGGAGCGAAGGTTTACGCTAATGTGCTCGATGAATCTCTTATTCCTTCTACTAGTGAAATCTTGACAGGAAATGTGCATTTCCTTCCCTATGACGTATCTGAACCTGCACAAGCCGAAAAAGCTTTTTCTATAATTTCCGAAGAGTCCGGTCAATTGCATGGCATGGTAAATAATGCCGGGTTGCTTGAAGAGGGGGCTTTTTTGGAAACCTCCCTCGACAATTTTGATCGCATTATGCAAGTCAACGTAAGGTCGGCCTTCCATCATATGCAATTGGCTTGTAAGGTCATGCTGCCCTATAAAAGTGGCTGCATTGTTAATCTCTGCTCTTATGTTGGGGAGCGAGGTGCCGCTGGTTTTGTTGCCTATTCCGCAACCAAAGGAGCACTTGGCTCAATGACTAAATCGGTTGCCAAGGAAATGGGGGGCGCTGGTATTCGAGTGAATGGTGTTGCCCCTGGTTTCATCGAAAGCAATATGACAGAACATTATCAGGGGGAAATTCGAGAAGCCTTAATGACCCGGGTTTCATTGCAAAATCGCGCTGGCAAAGCGATGGAAGTGGCAAGCGCAATAGGCTTTTTATTATCTGATCAAGCGACTTACGTCAGTGGGCAGCTTCTTGGCGTAGACGGTGCCGCCTGTTTTTAA